In one Lolium rigidum isolate FL_2022 chromosome 3, APGP_CSIRO_Lrig_0.1, whole genome shotgun sequence genomic region, the following are encoded:
- the LOC124696675 gene encoding uncharacterized protein LOC124696675, with protein sequence MWSFASNAIAGSIKKKAQPPNPDCSDDDVSSCASREEGLECPICCESFNIVENIPYVLWCGHTMCKNCILGLQWAVVKFPTLPVQLPLFISCPWCNLLSFRLVYKGNLKFPRKNYFLLWMVESMNGERAKFHSSGHEGHHSSGPCNGGTSSSQHHRRTSTARAEISSARDRINVGNTSNTDNFNVSLSLHKLIVCFLQLTAKFPLVIMFLLIVLYAVPASAAVLLLYFLITFLFALPSALILYFAYPTLDWLVREIFT encoded by the coding sequence ATGTGGAGTTTTGCATCAAATGCCATAGCTGGAAGTATAAAGAAAAAGGCACAGCCACCCAATCCTGATTGCTCTGATGATGATGTTTCTTCATGTGCAAGTAGAGAGGAAGGCCTTGAATGTCCAATATGCTGCGAATCATTCAACATTGTGGAGAACATTCCATATGTCTTGTGGTGTGGTCACACGATGTGCAAGAACTGTATCCTAGGTCTTCAATGGGCTGTTGTCAAGTTCCCAACCCTTCCTGTCCAGCTGCCTCTCTTCATCTCATGTCCTTGGTGCAACCTATTATCTTTCCGGCTGGTGTACAAGGGCAACCTCAAGTTCCCGCGCAAGAACTACTTCCTGCTGTGGATGGTTGAGAGCATGAACGGTGAGCGAGCAAAGTTCCATTCGTCTGGTCACGAAGGGCACCACTCGTCAGGTCCTTGCAATGGTGGCACGAGTTCAAGTCAACACCACCGAAGAACCTCAACGGCACGAGCGGAGATCTCTTCTGCCAGAGACAGAATTAACGTTGGCAACACTTCCAATACTGACAACTTCAACGtgtccctctccctccacaagctTATTGTGTGCTTCCTACAGCTGACAGCCAAGTTCCCACTCGTGATAATGTTCCTTCTCATAGTTCTCTACGCGGTCCCTGCCAGTGCTGCAGTTCTGCTCCTGTATTTTCTTATCACATTTTTGTTTGCGCTGCCATCAGCTTTGATCCTCTACTTCGCCTATCCCACATTGGATTGGCTTGTGAGAGAGATATTCACTTAA